A window of Blautia argi genomic DNA:
TCAAAAACAGGAAATTGCAGAGAGGTTTTTATTTGTTTCAGTATAAGCGGTGGATTCTAAAGTCATGTACCAGATTTAAAATCCAGAAAGACCTTCTGCATAGAAAGGGAGGATTTTATTTATGGAAATGAATCAGAAAAGTGCAGTAAACAGAACTTATAAATCCACGATTTTTACAATGCTGTTTGAGGACAAACAGAATCTTTTGGAATTGTATAATGCAGTGAGTGGGAAGCATTATACAAATCCGGAAATGCTGGAAATTAATACGTTGGAGAATGCCATTTATATGTCAATGAAAAATGATGTTTCTTTTCTCATTGATTCCAGACTGTCATTGTATGAGCATCAGTCTACCTACAGTCCGAATTTACCTGTGCGCTTTTTGTTATATATTTCCAGTCTGTATTCTTCTATTACCAGAGAAATGAATCTGTATGGAACAAAGGCTGTGGAACTTCCATTGCCGTATTTTATGATTTTTTATAACGGGGAGCAGGAGGAACCGGATAAAAAAATTTTAAGACTGTCAGACCTGTATTCTGTAAAAGCGGAGAAATATAATTTGGAACTGGAAGCAGTTATGCTGAATATTAACTGTGGTCATAACAGGGAGCTTTTAGCGACAAGTCAGACGTTGGGAGAATATGCAGAGTATACAGCAAGAGTCAGGAAGTATGCAAAAGAAATGGAGTTGGAAGAGGCTGTGGACAGAGCAATTGAAGAATGCATTCAGGAGGGGATTCTCCGAAAGTTTTTGGAAAAGAACAAGATGGAGGCAAAAAATATGAGTATATTTGAATATGACCAGGAAAGACATATAAAAATGGAGCGTGCAGAAGCCTGGGAGGACGGCAGAAAAGAAGGAAAAATAGAAGGCAAACTAGAGGGTGAGCAGGAAATGCTTCGGAAAATTGTGGAAAAGAAACTGAAAAAAGGCAAAAAAATAAAAGAAATAGCGGAGGATTTAGAGGAATCCCAAGAGGCAATCCGGAAGGTAATAGAAGAACTGAACGCAGACCGGAAGTTGTAAGTCTTGGAGGTTCTGCCATGGTTTCCGCATGTACGGCAGTAGCACATTTCGCAAAATGATACAGTATCCCGGTATAGCAAGTAATAAATAATCGTCATGTTGACCCGTTTAATTATCTATTTGGGAGGTGTGGCAAACATAGCAGAAATTTATTTTTTGCTGTACCGGGATTGTTTTTCACAAAGTATCACAATCCTTTATTCCCGAAATGCTTTCATACCTTCTTCAATGGAGCGCGTCATTTCCAGTGCAAAATCAGAATGATATTTCCGTTTGCAGAAGCGTTTTGTCCATTCTTCAAAGGATAGACTGCCTGTGTCTGCATGAAGATTTGCCTTTAAGATGTTTTCGTCCGCTTTTTTGTATACATTTTCGTGTACAATAGAATGTTTTTTAAATTCTGGTCTGTAATGTCCAGAATGGTGTACATCTGTTGCTTTCCGGCAGTAGGAGCCTGGGTAGCGGCAAGAAGAATCTGTTCCCTGTCCTGCACGGAAATTTTTTGTTCAGTAAAAGCGCGGACTGATTTGCGGTTATGCAAGCTTTCAATAATGGTGTTCATAAATTAGAATCCTCCCTTCCGATTACACAGATACCGGCTTTTAAAAGAAGCTGCCGGACTGCATATCTTTAGATTATCATAGAAAAAAGAAAATAGCAAAAATAAAAATTGAAAATTTTGTTGACAGAAGTTATTTCATGTGCTATAAAGTTAATGTAAACTAACTGGCGTAAAAACGCCATATACGGGATAAAAGGGCTGCTGTAATGTT
This region includes:
- a CDS encoding nitroreductase family protein; this encodes MNTIIESLHNRKSVRAFTEQKISVQDREQILLAATQAPTAGKQQMYTILDITDQNLKNILLYTKMYTKKRTKTS